TACTAAGATAGAGGAGATATTCGTGGAGAGGAAGGTGAAATCCGTTGTTGATAGATAGGTGGGGAAGGCCCGTCACTGATCTGAGGATATCTGTCACGAATTCTTGCAATTACAATTGCTTCTTCTGTCACAGGGAGGGGCATTACGTTAGGGGAGAGGAGATGAGACCAGAGGAGATAGGAAGATTGATGAGGGTTCTCTCGAAGCACGGTGTTAAGAGGGTCAAATTGACTGGAGGAGAGCCCCTCATGAGGAGGGATCTGGAGGAAATAGTGAGTGAGCTCAAGTCCTCTGGAGCGGAGGAAGTGAGCTTAGTCACGAACGGTTACTTCCTAGTCGAGAGAGCCAGGGGCTTGAGGGAAGCGGGGCTCGATAGGATAAATGTGAGCCTTCATTCCCTAAAGAGAGATGTATATGAGAGGATAACTGGCGTGGATGGTCTGGAGAGAGTGCTTAAGGGCATAGATGAGGCCCTTCTATGGGGATTGAATCCTATCAAACTGAACTTCACCGCTCTCAAGGGGATAAATGAGGGGGAGCTTTGGGATATAGTGAATTTTGGGAGGAGGAAGGGGCTGAAGGTCCAGCTGATAGAACTTCTCGATCCCACTAGTGAGTACTACTTTCCCCTCGAAGATTTCGAGAGGGAGCTTGATGGAGTCGCCCTGAGGAAGGAGGTCAGGGATTTCCAAAATAGGCCTATCTTCGAGCTCGATGGAGTTACTGTGGAGATAGTTAAGGGTAGCGGAAATCCATTACTCTGCATGGGATGCACCAGACTCAGGGTGACAGCGGAAGGATTTTTCAAAACATGCATATCTAGGGAGGATTCCCTAATTGACTTCATAAGCGTTATGAGGAATGGAGGAAGCGATGAGGAGATTTTTGAGGCATTCAAAAAATCCGTCAGATTGAGGGAACCTTTTCACAAGCTTCCCGGATCCTCTCCCAAATACGATGATGTCCTTGAAGTCTAGAGATCCTCCATAACCAACCCTAGCTCCTTAGCTAGCTTCATCGATTCTAGCTGAGAGCTCTTCAGTATATCATCCACATCGTAACCCAGCTGCTTGTAGTATATAGCCATCCTCCACGTGGCCATGAGGTCAGCTAACCTCGCGATCTTAGCTTCATCCGATTTCATGAGCGAATATTCCTTCAAAATCATCTTAATCTCCTCGGGAAGACTCATATTTGAGATAGCTTCCTCCTCAAGCACCCTCTTGTTTATCCTCTCGCTGGCCCACTTCGGCAGATCCCCGCAGAGTCCCTCATGTATGTCATGGACAACTATCATCTTAAGTACCTTAGCTTCATTAAAAGCCTTCCCAGATGCTCTCATTTTTGGAAATAAATCTAAAGCTATAAGGGAAGCTATGAAAGTATGCTGAGCCACGGTCTCAGATATAGCTGCGGGTATGCCCGACTGCATCCAGCCGGTCCTAGCCAGCCATAGGACCCTCATCCCCTCGTCCACGAGCACCTTCGACACCCGATTCGAGTGGCGAGCGTGTTCATTAAAAACTTTCAATGGAGTGGCGTGTTGTTTATTTTATTCATTCCGATATAATATTTATGATTTTAATACGAATATCGATATTAGCTAGCTTCATTGCGACGAGGGGCTACCGAATAATTTTTAAGTAGAGGGGTAGCTTGACAGTATCGTACTCTCATGATGCCAAGGAGGAGACCGCATGACAGTACTGAATGAATCCGTCGGATCCCTCAGGCAGAGGGAGAATGAGCTCAGGCAAATGCTCTCTAAGCTCAAGGAGGAGAGAAGGTCGTTAATTGAGGAGTTAAAACAGCTCAGAGCGAAGAGGTTCGAGCTAATAGACAAGGTGAGGAAGGAGAGGGAGAGCTTCAGAGAGGCCGTTGAGAGAAAGAGGAAAATGCAGGACGATCTTGAGAGAATAAGGAATGAGAGAAGGGAAGCCCTTGAAAGATTCAAAGAAGTGAGGGATGAAGTGATCAAGCTCAAGGAGGAGTATAAGTACCTCGTGAGTTCCGTTGGCATTCCAGAGAAGGTCCTGAGGAGAAGGATAGCGAGATTGGAGAGGAGGATAGAGACATCTCCGCTTAACAGGGATCAAGAGAGGGATATAGTGATGCAGATTAGCCAGTATGAGGCGATGTTGCAGAATCTAAACAGAGCGAAATCCCTGAAGAGGAAGATACTTGAACTAATGACGGAGATGGAGAAATGGAGGTTCTTCGTCAGGGACGCTGGGGAAAGGATTGGGAAGATAAAAGAGGAGCTAAATAAAGTATATGATGAAATAACTAGCAGGAAGGAAGCTCTAGAGAAGATGAATAAAGAGATAGATGAACTTACTGAGGAGATAAAGAAGAGAAGTGAAAGAGTGGATAAACTGAGCGAGGAAATTGAGAAAATAAGAGCAGATATGATGGGGATCCAGGAGGAGATAAAGAAGAGATTTGAAGCAACTTTGGCTAGCAGCAAAGAAGCCGAGAAGAAGATAAAAGAGAAGCTTGCTGAGGAGGCATTGGAGAAATACAGAGGGGGAGAGAAGCTCTCTATAGAGGAACTCAAGCTTCTCATAGAGATGGGTCTCCTCGAGAAACCTCCCAGCTGATCTTTTTATTTTTGAGGGTGATATAAAAACTGATGGAAGAGGAAAGAGTGCTTATAGTCTGCGTGGATAGGGATAATGATCTAGGGGTTAAGACAGGGATAAAGGGTCCAGTGATCGGAAGGGAGGCCAATCTTGAAGCGGCATCAAAACTAGCTCTCGCTGATCCTACGGAAGCTGATGCAAATGCCATTTTCGGGGCTATAAAGGTATATGATGAAGCTAGAGCCATATTTCCGGGATCCACTCGGGTCGAGATCGTCACGATAACTGGAGATGAGGGGAAGGAACTTCAAGCCGATGAGGAGATAAATAGGCAGATGGATGAAGTTGCGAGGATATTTAAGCCAACAAGTATAGTCTTAGTCTCTGATGGAGCTGATGATGAGCTCGTGATCCCTATCCTAATGAAGTATGCCCCTATAAGGAGCGTTAGGAGAGTGATAGTCCAGCAGAGCAGGGAGATAGAGCACACTTACATATTGATAAAGAGATACTTTGAGAAACTCATGAGATCCCCTTCCTCCAGATCCATAGTTCTCGGTTTACCTGGCGCTATTCTCATTTTATACGGCCTCTTCTCACTCATAGAATTCCAGAAGTACTTGTACATAGGGATATCAATATTAGCAGGTCTCTTCTTCCTCGAGAAAGGGTTCTCGCTGAAGGAAGCGATAATGAGGGGGATAAGCTACTTCGGCAGGCATGTAGGCTTCTCCTCTCTCATAATCGGACTGATAGGCCTCTTCCTCACGATATCCTTATCTTACACTAGAGCGCTGTCCCTGGCCTCTCAAGGCTATCCGATGGAGCTGATAATAGCCAGATTGCTCCAGGAAACGAGTAGCTTTCTAGCCCTATCCCTAGCTATTATGTTCTCGGGTAGCTCCATTGAGAGGGCCGCGGAGAGGAGGATAGACTCACTGGAGAGGCTCATGGTCACGGGCATCATAATATCGTTCTGGATAGCATTTTACTCAATAGGTCAGTATTTGGAGGGAATAATAGGGCTCTTGGGCTTAATGATAGATCTTTTAGGCGCTTTAATCGTCGCCATCTCTTCCTTCATCCTCACCCTCAGGCTCAGCGAGGTCCTCAGGGGAAGAGGATGGAAGTAAGATGTACTGATCGCAAGCTTTCTTCAATGCGACACTGAAACCGGGCTCTGCTCCTATTATCATCACCTCCTTCCCAGATTCCTTCGCCTTATGTATTAGGGGCATGTAGGCGGCGCTCCTAGCGGCCATAATGATCATATCTATTTTCTCATCATTTATAGCTTCCATGCAAACTATGGAGAAATCAACCTCAACTTTCCCCGTGGAGATCAATGGTTTGAAGCCGGCGTTCGTTACAGCTTCAACTAATTTCTCAGGAGCCTTCCTATCTAGCACGACGACAGCTAATCTTATCCTCCCTTCCCTCTCAGCTAATTTCCTGATTTCTTCCAAATCTGTGCCCAATTCCTTCCTCAGCATATTTGGCCCATCTACTATTACTGCTAGCTGCTTTGTCTTTTTCCTTTTGACTCCCTTCAGTACCTTCATTTTCTCTGGTGTGAGGGGATGCATTTACTTAAATAGGCTACGTTCAGGGAGAGGGGGGTCTGTATGTTCTGCCCTAAATGCGGAACCCTCTTGAGACCTAAGAAGGCCGGAAAGAGGTTAATATATTACTGTCCGAGCTGTGGATACGAGAGTGAGAGCCCTCCGAAGGGAAATTCGCAAGTCATCACGAAGGTGACATCGGAGAGCGGTGATGTTATAATAGAGGAGGAATCTGAGAAAATATCTGCGCCTGTTGTTGAAGCGAGATGTCCTAAATGTGGTAATGATAAAGCTTACTTCCAAATAGTGCAAACAAGAGCGGCAGATGAGCCCCCTACTAGAATATACAAGTGTACGAAATGCGGTTACTCCTGGAGGGAGTACAGTTAAAGATTATATCTTACATCGATGCCAAGCTTCATTGAATCCTCCAGAAAGCTCGGATAGGAGTCAGCGACGGAGTCCTCACCCTCTATGATGCATCCTTCCCTCGTGGCAGCAGCTAGAGCTAGAAGGGCCATGAAAATCCTGTGATCTCCATGAGAATCTAACTTCACACCTCCCTTCGGGCTCCCTCCCCTTATAACAAGCCCATCGTAGAGTTCTTTCACCTCAACACCCACCTTTTTAAGCTCGGAGGCCATATTAGCTACTCTATCGCTCTCCTTCACTCTAGCGTGAGCTACTCCCCTTATCTCCGAGATCTCGCTCACGAAGGATGCCAGAACGCATGCTATCGGGAATATATCGGGGGAATCCTTTAGGTTCAATTTAGACCCGCGTTTAGGCCTTCCTTCAACAATAACTCTACTTCCGACCTCTTGAACTTCGACACCGAAGCTCCTGAGCACATCTATCGCAGCATAATCAGCTTGAGGCACGGTACTATCCAAATCCTCCACGATCACCTTCCCTCCGGTGACGGAGGCCGTCAGCATGTGAAAAGCGGCGAGACCATAATCTCCTGGGATTTTGAATTCTAGTCCCTTAGGCGGCACTGGCTCCACTTTTATCTCCTCATTCAATTCAACGTGGGATCCGCTCCTCCTCAGGACCTCCTTCGTCATCTCTAAATAGGGCCTCGAGACCAGCTCCCCAATCGGCTTTATCTTCAAGCCCCTCTCGAAGCGCGTGGATGCTATCATCAACCCCGAGAAGAATTGAGAACTTATGCTTCCATCTATCTCAACCTCACCGCCCTTGAGACCTCCTCCCCTCACTATGAGGGGTGGGAGACCGTTCATCCTGGAGCTAATAGCCCATCCCCCCAGTTTGTTTATCGCATCTATTATAGGGCCCATCGGCCTCCTCCTCAGGCTATCGTTCCCGGTGAGCACAGTGTAGCCCCCTTCCGTGAGAGTTGAGATAGGGGCGAAGAACCTGATAGTGGTGCCGGAGCCCCCGCAATCGATCACATCATCTGGAATTGAGGGCCTCTGAGGCGGCTCTATCTTTATTTCCGTAAGATTATCCGATAATTTCGCCCCGAAGGACTTTATGGCGTTTATCGTCGCTATTACATCTCTCGCCCTCGAGATATTCTCTATCTTAGAGGGGGCTTCGCATAGCAGGGAGACCGCTAGAGCTCGGTGAGAATAGCTCTTAGATGGCGGAGCTCTGACACTACCTTGAGCTTGAGAGGGCTTTACTTCTATCATCCAGCCGAATTGTGTGGTGTATTTTAAAGCTGAATGCTCATCTCTAGATGCAGACCTCACCTCTCTAACGGAGCTCCTTTCAGAAAAATATGGTTCCGGAACTGATATTTGATTATAGGTTAATCCTTCAGTGCAGGAAGTCGTGTATTGAGACCAGCCACTTCGGTACCCTAGCTCTGGCTCCCAGTAAGGGATCTACCACTTGATTTATCTTGAGCTCCACGAGCAGGCTTCCCAGCATATATGCATCCTCGAATGGGATCCCTTTAGCCCTCATTATCGCCCTTATTGACTCTTCTGCAGCCTCTCTGACAGCCTCATCTAGATCTTTACCTGCTGTTATTACCTGAAAACTTTCTGATGTCTCCAGGATTGGCCAGTTAGGCATCCTCCCCTTGATCAAGTTGACCCTGACCAGGACCTCACCGGGCGATTCTATAGCTGAGACGCAGAGCTCACCATCCGCTTGAACAGCGTGAAGATCGCCAAGCGCAAGCAAAGCGCCCTTCGTGAATACCGGGAGGTAGAGTCTTCTCCCCACTCCTAACTCACTCACATCCATGTTCCCGCCGTGCTTCCCCGGGTTTCCAGCTGGAATCTCCCCTTCCTTAGGCGCGACGCCTATCGTGCCTATCATGGGCTTTATCGGTATCCTGATATCGTTGAAGTAAACGAAGCTCCCGTCTATCCTGACTACCTTAGCCTTAGGTGCGAAGCTGAGGTGAGATAGACCTCCGTAGCCCGGTATTACTGCGATTGCCCCCTTCTCCTGCAGCCTT
The sequence above is drawn from the Candidatus Korarchaeum cryptofilum OPF8 genome and encodes:
- a CDS encoding coiled-coil protein → MTVLNESVGSLRQRENELRQMLSKLKEERRSLIEELKQLRAKRFELIDKVRKERESFREAVERKRKMQDDLERIRNERREALERFKEVRDEVIKLKEEYKYLVSSVGIPEKVLRRRIARLERRIETSPLNRDQERDIVMQISQYEAMLQNLNRAKSLKRKILELMTEMEKWRFFVRDAGERIGKIKEELNKVYDEITSRKEALEKMNKEIDELTEEIKKRSERVDKLSEEIEKIRADMMGIQEEIKKRFEATLASSKEAEKKIKEKLAEEALEKYRGGEKLSIEELKLLIEMGLLEKPPS
- a CDS encoding NYN domain-containing protein; protein product: MKVLKGVKRKKTKQLAVIVDGPNMLRKELGTDLEEIRKLAEREGRIRLAVVVLDRKAPEKLVEAVTNAGFKPLISTGKVEVDFSIVCMEAINDEKIDMIIMAARSAAYMPLIHKAKESGKEVMIIGAEPGFSVALKKACDQYILLPSSSPEDLAEPEGEDEGRDGDD
- a CDS encoding DUF373 family protein, with the translated sequence MEEERVLIVCVDRDNDLGVKTGIKGPVIGREANLEAASKLALADPTEADANAIFGAIKVYDEARAIFPGSTRVEIVTITGDEGKELQADEEINRQMDEVARIFKPTSIVLVSDGADDELVIPILMKYAPIRSVRRVIVQQSREIEHTYILIKRYFEKLMRSPSSRSIVLGLPGAILILYGLFSLIEFQKYLYIGISILAGLFFLEKGFSLKEAIMRGISYFGRHVGFSSLIIGLIGLFLTISLSYTRALSLASQGYPMELIIARLLQETSSFLALSLAIMFSGSSIERAAERRIDSLERLMVTGIIISFWIAFYSIGQYLEGIIGLLGLMIDLLGALIVAISSFILTLRLSEVLRGRGWK
- the aroA gene encoding 3-phosphoshikimate 1-carboxyvinyltransferase, producing the protein MIEVKPSQAQGSVRAPPSKSYSHRALAVSLLCEAPSKIENISRARDVIATINAIKSFGAKLSDNLTEIKIEPPQRPSIPDDVIDCGGSGTTIRFFAPISTLTEGGYTVLTGNDSLRRRPMGPIIDAINKLGGWAISSRMNGLPPLIVRGGGLKGGEVEIDGSISSQFFSGLMIASTRFERGLKIKPIGELVSRPYLEMTKEVLRRSGSHVELNEEIKVEPVPPKGLEFKIPGDYGLAAFHMLTASVTGGKVIVEDLDSTVPQADYAAIDVLRSFGVEVQEVGSRVIVEGRPKRGSKLNLKDSPDIFPIACVLASFVSEISEIRGVAHARVKESDRVANMASELKKVGVEVKELYDGLVIRGGSPKGGVKLDSHGDHRIFMALLALAAATREGCIIEGEDSVADSYPSFLEDSMKLGIDVRYNL
- a CDS encoding acetamidase/formamidase family protein translates to MKRIGRGSIIYTFSPKHKPAEVASPGEYVLFETEDAFGGQVKGEETPPDKLDWSRVDGATGPLYIEGADLGDTLVVDILDIRLQEKGAIAVIPGYGGLSHLSFAPKAKVVRIDGSFVYFNDIRIPIKPMIGTIGVAPKEGEIPAGNPGKHGGNMDVSELGVGRRLYLPVFTKGALLALGDLHAVQADGELCVSAIESPGEVLVRVNLIKGRMPNWPILETSESFQVITAGKDLDEAVREAAEESIRAIMRAKGIPFEDAYMLGSLLVELKINQVVDPLLGARARVPKWLVSIHDFLH
- a CDS encoding transcription factor S; protein product: MFCPKCGTLLRPKKAGKRLIYYCPSCGYESESPPKGNSQVITKVTSESGDVIIEEESEKISAPVVEARCPKCGNDKAYFQIVQTRAADEPPTRIYKCTKCGYSWREYS
- a CDS encoding HD domain-containing protein, encoding MSKVLVDEGMRVLWLARTGWMQSGIPAAISETVAQHTFIASLIALDLFPKMRASGKAFNEAKVLKMIVVHDIHEGLCGDLPKWASERINKRVLEEEAISNMSLPEEIKMILKEYSLMKSDEAKIARLADLMATWRMAIYYKQLGYDVDDILKSSQLESMKLAKELGLVMEDL
- the moaA gene encoding GTP 3',8-cyclase MoaA — its product is MLIDRWGRPVTDLRISVTNSCNYNCFFCHREGHYVRGEEMRPEEIGRLMRVLSKHGVKRVKLTGGEPLMRRDLEEIVSELKSSGAEEVSLVTNGYFLVERARGLREAGLDRINVSLHSLKRDVYERITGVDGLERVLKGIDEALLWGLNPIKLNFTALKGINEGELWDIVNFGRRKGLKVQLIELLDPTSEYYFPLEDFERELDGVALRKEVRDFQNRPIFELDGVTVEIVKGSGNPLLCMGCTRLRVTAEGFFKTCISREDSLIDFISVMRNGGSDEEIFEAFKKSVRLREPFHKLPGSSPKYDDVLEV